In Hemitrygon akajei chromosome 9, sHemAka1.3, whole genome shotgun sequence, the following are encoded in one genomic region:
- the LOC140732990 gene encoding uncharacterized protein translates to MSTRSSIKSLSKSSSSCDRGSRASSKATQARAKAEAAKVRARFAKEELEVKMKAAAREAENQKEKAAREAEAAAREAENQKEKAAREAEAAAREAENELERKRVEARLEALKLEREAAAAEVEAELIEDAEEMHDPKDGKSTSEKIGLERTRDYVQSQMEWKTLSSSPYLFDNVPLHEESWRGPTASRPSEEDNLPSQLRDEPRNARAHDKYFSTPNLPDLGRREAKTESRPANPITDVRPQSCTCGHVPSARTPPADESAARYFARRDLVTSGLYQFDDKPENYRAWYSTFTNAIDGFQLRATQELDLMAKWLGKESCEQVRRMRSVYINKPELALKKAWERLQEGYGAPEIIEAALCQRLGNFPKVSAKDHTKLREFGDLLMEIQGAKEDGHSAGLVYLDTPTGIRQLVDKLPFGLQDRWLSVASDYKEEHEGQFPPFEYFTRFVCKEAKKRNDPSLIGPGSSTIYTKPDKSTSNNSNITKPVSALKTEVLTTNNDSSKNCPLHNKPHPLKRCRTFREKPLEEKKALLEEKGICFRCCSSTSHCARECTIAVKCLDCDSTNHDWAMHPGPSPQTDNAPSPPQQDGGEGEAHSRTTVVSSSCTEVCGQAQASRSCSKICLTKVYPKGAKDKAIKAYVILDDQSNRSLVSPKFFNLFNIESEQFPYYLRTCSGNMKTYGRRAEGFQIESLDGKVLICLPPLVECEKILNNRTEIPTPSAVLHQPHLHHIAKHIPELDPEAEILLLLGRDVLRVHKVRQQVNGPHDAPFAQRLDLGWVVIGEVCPGNEHKSTANTLKTNVLESSRHMILQPRTSSMCVQEAPQGFNKRKVTDETLGQSVFAQKEHDNKLAPSAQDATILKTEDTKVFRDKANSGVAPLPFRESRQCLPNNKEQAVKRFTPLQKTTKRRPEMQQSIRSTHEVLGTPMAEVTAIMNARPLLPVSPEPENPFILSPSMLLTPKAGAAPPPGDFSDKDLYTKQWRRDLQVGDLVLLKDKQIAGNCWPMARITATFPSRDGHVREVELKTTDQGDGKIYQRPVTEVILLLPND, encoded by the coding sequence atgtcaacccgatccagcatcaagtcgttgtcaaagtcatcgtcatcctgcgataggggcagtagggcatcaagtaaggccacccaagcaagagcgaaagcagaagccgccaaggtgcgagcgcgctttgccaaagaagaattagaagtaaagatgaaagcggctgccagagaagccgaaaaccagaaggaaaaggctgccagagaagccgaagcggctgccagagaagccgaaaaccagaaggaaaaggctgccagagaagccgaagcggctgccagagaagccgaaaacgaattggaaaggaaaagggtagaggcacggttagaagcgctgaagctagaacgagaagcagcagctgccgaggtggaagcagagttaatagaagacgctgaagaaatgcatgatccgaaggacggaaaatctacctcagaaaagatcggattggaacgtacaagggactatgtccaatctcaaatggaatggaagactctttcttcctctccttacttattcgataacgtcccacttcacgaggagtcttggagaggcccgacggcatcacgtccatccgaggaagataatttaccctcgcaactccgcgacgaacccaggaatgcaagggctcacgacaagtacttctcgacaccgaacttaccggatttggggagaagagaggcaaagactgagtccagaccagcaaatcccataacagatgtacgccctcagtcatgtacctgtggacatgttccctcagcccgcacgccacctgcagacgaatccgcagcacggtatttcgcacgacgggatctcgtcacttcaggactataccagttcgacgataaacctgaaaattaccgtgcatggtactccactttcaccaacgctatcgacggattccagctcagagcaacccaggagttggatcttatggcaaaatggctgggaaaagaatcatgcgaacaggtgagacgcatgcgttcagtgtacatcaacaaacccgagctagcattgaagaaagcatgggagagacttcaggagggctacggagcccccgaaattattgaggcggcgctatgccaacgtttgggaaattttcctaaggtgtcagccaaggaccacaccaagctaagagaatttggagatttactcatggagattcaaggcgccaaagaagatggccactcagctggtctagtatacctagacactccaaccgggattagacaactcgtggacaaacttccatttgggctgcaggacaggtggttgtccgttgcctcagattacaaggaagaacacgaaggtcaattccctcccttcgagtatttcaccaggttcgtgtgcaaggaggcgaagaagcgaaacgatcctagcctcataggtccaggaagcagtacaatttacaccaagccagataaatccacttcgaataattccaacattactaaaccagtctcagcgcttaagactgaagtccttacaactaacaacgactctagcaagaattgtccattgcataacaaaccccaccccctcaaaagatgcagaacgtttagggaaaaacccctcgaagagaagaaggccctcctcgaggagaaagggatatgctttagatgctgttcctcgacctctcactgtgcgagagagtgtacgatcgccgtgaagtgcctggattgtgatagcactaatcacgactgggccatgcatcctggcccgtcaccgcaaaccgacaacgctccttcacccccacaacaggacggcggggagggagaagctcactccaggacaactgttgtcagctcgagctgtacggaagtttgcggtcaagctcaggcaagccgttcttgttcaaagatctgtctcactaaggtgtaccctaagggagccaaagacaaggccatcaaagcctacgtaattctggacgatcagagcaaccgctcgctagtcagtccaaagttctttaacttgttcaacatcgagagtgagcagttcccatactaccttagaacttgctcaggcaacatgaaaacttacggaaggagggccgaaggcttccagatcgagtccctggatggtaaagtcctcatctgtctccccccactcgtagagtgcgagaaaatcttgaataaccgcactgagatcccgacgccaagtgcggtgctacaccaaccacatctccaccacatcgccaaacacatcccagaactggatccagaagcagaaatactcctgctattagggagggatgttctccgggtacacaaggttaggcagcaggtcaatggaccacacgacgccccctttgcccaacgcctggatctgggctgggtggtgataggagaggtgtgccctggcaacgaacacaaatcaacggctaacacactcaagaccaatgtgctagagagtagccgccatatgattcttcaaccccgcacaagttccatgtgcgtccaggaagcaccacaaggctttaacaagcgcaaagtaactgacgagacgctcggtcagtctgtctttgctcaaaaggagcatgataataaactcgctccatcggctcaagacgccaccatcttaaaaacggaggacaccaaggtcttcagagacaaagcaaatagtggggtcgccccactacctttcagagaatcacgccagtgcttgccaaacaacaaagagcaggcagtcaagcggttcacgcccttgcaaaaaaccacgaaaaggagacctgagatgcagcaaagcatccgatcgacccacgaggtactgggcacaccaatggcagaggtcacagccattatgaatgcacgaccactcctacccgtgtctcctgaaccggaaaaccccttcatactgtcgccatcaatgctccttacgccgaaggcaggagctgcccctccaccaggggacttctccgataaggacctgtacacaaagcaatggagaagggaccttcaagttggagatttagtcctgctcaaggacaagcaaatcgccggcaactgctggccaatggccagaatcactgccacattccctagtagggatggacatgtcagggaggttgaattgaaaactaccgaccaaggcgatgggaaaatttaccaaaggcctgttacagaagtcattctacttctacctaatgactga